Proteins found in one Aneurinibacillus uraniidurans genomic segment:
- a CDS encoding TerC family protein, with the protein MEFLSAEMFSTLLSIIVIDLVLAGDNALVIGLASRNLPKQQQKKAIIWGTVGAIIIRALATVFVVWLLKIPGLHAIGGVILIWIAYKLLIGENEEENIESSSSLWGAIRTIIVADVMMGLDNVLAIAGAAKGHTGLVIVGLLISVPLVVWGSQMIVKLLDRFPMLIYVGSGVLAFTAARMILEEAFIKNQLDDNPIIYWSIVAIMVAGVLVAGKLKKDKQSTTAASM; encoded by the coding sequence ATGGAGTTTTTATCGGCAGAAATGTTTTCGACGTTATTGTCCATTATTGTTATCGACCTTGTACTTGCAGGTGATAATGCACTTGTAATCGGTCTTGCCTCACGCAATCTGCCGAAGCAACAGCAGAAGAAGGCGATTATCTGGGGAACAGTCGGCGCGATTATCATCCGGGCGCTTGCTACGGTTTTCGTAGTATGGCTTCTCAAAATTCCAGGACTGCATGCAATCGGTGGTGTTATTCTCATATGGATCGCTTACAAGCTTCTCATTGGTGAGAATGAAGAGGAGAACATTGAAAGTAGTTCATCCCTATGGGGTGCTATTCGCACAATTATCGTGGCAGATGTGATGATGGGTCTGGATAACGTGCTGGCGATCGCAGGAGCGGCCAAAGGGCATACCGGACTGGTTATCGTTGGTCTTCTGATCAGTGTTCCGCTTGTTGTCTGGGGGAGCCAGATGATTGTGAAGTTGCTTGATCGCTTTCCGATGCTTATTTATGTCGGAAGTGGTGTGCTAGCTTTTACAGCGGCTAGAATGATTCTGGAGGAAGCATTCATTAAAAATCAGCTTGATGATAATCCGATTATATATTGGAGCATAGTAGCGATCATGGTAGCGGGTGTTTTAGTTGCAGGTAAATTGAAAAAAGACAAACAGTCTACGACAGCAGCTTCCATGTAG
- a CDS encoding M2 family metallopeptidase encodes MVTVAQFLGTCQERVETLSKAAAEAYWKTTTTGEEQYEQEYMKLQQERIELFSNKEDYATLKVLLADPKCQRNGVVLRQLTLLEHEYTPNQQDKALLAAIVEAETEIESEFTRFRAQIDGQAVPDNEILEILQKETNSERRRQAWEASKQIGSQVADRVVELARMRNRIAAEAGYKNYYAMSLALQELNGHELFAILKRLEQLTDEPFRRMKAKLDEQLTRKFGITESELMPWHYADPFFQEAPILENLDLDPYFKEKNIEALACQFFQDIGLNAADILTRSDLYERENKNQHAYCIDIDHAGDIRVLANIRDNEWWMSTMLHEIGHGVYDKYIDRTMPYLLRTPAHTLTTEAIAMFMGRLTKNTDWLIRYTDISAAEAERLQPLIDEQLNMGMLIFIRWGLVMVHFEHEMYHNPDQDLNALWWSLVERFQLIRKPEGRNAPDWAAKIHIGTAPVYYQNYILGELMASQLHYSILDELGHPSYIGERGTGAFLIRRIFHPGASVTWNELLKNALGEGLNPDYFVQQFIE; translated from the coding sequence ATGGTTACAGTAGCACAATTCCTCGGTACATGCCAGGAGCGAGTCGAGACGCTCTCCAAAGCAGCAGCAGAAGCTTATTGGAAGACAACCACGACTGGAGAAGAACAATATGAACAAGAATACATGAAACTGCAGCAGGAACGAATTGAACTATTCTCCAACAAAGAAGATTATGCGACACTCAAGGTTCTGCTCGCTGACCCGAAGTGCCAGCGCAACGGAGTCGTACTCCGTCAGCTTACTCTACTGGAGCACGAATACACACCGAATCAACAAGATAAAGCGTTACTTGCTGCTATTGTAGAGGCAGAAACCGAAATCGAAAGCGAGTTTACCCGCTTCCGTGCGCAGATCGATGGACAGGCCGTACCGGACAATGAAATTCTCGAAATTTTACAAAAAGAGACGAACAGCGAGCGCCGTCGTCAGGCATGGGAAGCAAGCAAACAAATCGGCAGTCAGGTGGCGGACCGAGTCGTTGAGCTAGCTCGCATGCGCAACCGAATTGCCGCAGAAGCCGGATACAAAAATTACTATGCGATGTCGCTTGCCCTGCAAGAATTGAACGGACATGAGCTATTCGCGATTCTCAAGCGTCTCGAACAGTTGACCGATGAGCCTTTTCGCCGTATGAAAGCCAAGCTTGATGAACAGCTAACTCGCAAATTTGGCATTACAGAAAGTGAGTTAATGCCATGGCACTACGCTGACCCGTTCTTTCAGGAAGCCCCAATACTTGAGAACCTTGATCTTGATCCGTATTTTAAGGAAAAAAATATTGAAGCACTTGCTTGTCAATTTTTCCAGGATATCGGGCTTAATGCGGCAGATATTCTTACACGCAGTGACTTATATGAGCGAGAGAATAAAAATCAGCACGCTTATTGTATTGACATCGACCACGCAGGGGATATACGTGTGCTCGCTAACATTCGCGACAACGAATGGTGGATGAGCACGATGCTACATGAAATCGGCCATGGTGTATATGATAAGTACATTGATCGAACGATGCCGTATCTTCTTCGGACGCCGGCTCACACGCTGACGACAGAAGCAATCGCTATGTTTATGGGCCGCCTGACGAAAAACACCGACTGGCTTATCCGCTACACAGATATTTCAGCAGCAGAAGCCGAGCGTCTTCAGCCGCTCATTGACGAACAGCTTAACATGGGCATGCTGATCTTTATCCGCTGGGGCCTTGTTATGGTCCATTTCGAACATGAGATGTACCATAATCCTGATCAAGATCTGAATGCGCTCTGGTGGTCACTTGTCGAACGGTTCCAGCTAATCCGCAAGCCAGAAGGCCGTAATGCGCCGGACTGGGCTGCCAAAATTCATATCGGCACAGCACCGGTATACTACCAGAATTATATTCTGGGTGAATTGATGGCCTCCCAGCTGCACTACAGCATTCTCGATGAGCTTGGGCATCCTTCGTATATCGGAGAGCGTGGCACCGGTGCCTTTTTGATCCGACGTATTTTCCATCCAGGAGCCAGTGTAACGTGGAACGAACTTCTAAAAAATGCGCTGGGTGAAGGATTGAATCCTGACTATTTTGTGCAACAGTTTATCGAATAG